One Pieris napi chromosome 13, ilPieNapi1.2, whole genome shotgun sequence genomic window carries:
- the LOC125055092 gene encoding vacuolar protein sorting-associated protein 37A-like: protein MIPRQYYTERDLRKRQIDALKVFNDNVTEVKEHAEYKVEFTANSRNMVLNIVLSPEFPNDKPAIFVNPVFNHPWLGENSNQVVGAPGLLNYTVHSDLGRVVQAIIREFQRSVPSIANEDKSTDTSPQSHISANSLMFPELSELNIEELQEILENPDLQDKLLENNPQLAEIDQETEELMNSIEEIAQDNLNKQQMLDDMKSKVLEGISTIVQMKMSYEDLNKRYQELCEGYSPHRIRDCLKDAAIRADEDAEAIAEQFLLGNVSVETFVLKFAEKRALGQARRAREERLAHQLAQLDRATT, encoded by the exons ATGATACCTAGACAGTATTATACTGAGCGTGACTTACGAAAACGTCAAATAGACGCACTAAAGGTTTTTAATGATAATGTTACGGAGGTAAAAGAACATGCTGAATATAAAGTGGAGTTTACGGCAAATTCAAGGAACATGGTTCTAAATATTGTTCTTAGTCCAGAATTTCCAAATGACAAACCTGctatttttgttaatccagTTTTTAACCATCCATGGTTAGGAGAGAACTCAAATCAGGTTGTGGGTGCACCAGGACTTCTAAATTATACTGTTCATTCTGACTTAG GCAGAGTAGTGCAAGCAATAATAAGAGAGTTCCAGCGCTCTGTCCCAAGTATCGCCAATGAAGATAAGTCAACTGACACAAGTCCTCAGTCCCATATTAGTGCGAATTCATTGATGTTTCCTGAACTAAGTGAATTGAATATTGAAGAATTACAggaaatattagaaaatccAGACTTGCAG GACAAGTTATTAGAAAACAATCCACAACTAGCAGAAATTGACCAGGAAACAGAAGAGTTGATGAACAGTATTGAGGAAATTGCTCAAGACAATCTCAATAAGCAGCAAATGCTTGATGATATGAAATCTAAG GTACTTGAAGGTATATCAACAATAGTTCAAATGAAGATGAGTTATGAAGATCTGAACAAACGGTACCAAGAGTTATGTGAGGGATATTCACCACACCGTATCAGGGATTGCTTGAAAGATGCTGCAATACGGGCCGATGAAGACGCTGAAGCTATAGCTGAGCAGTTTTTATTAG GAAACGTATCAGTGGAGACGTTTGTCTTGAAATTTGCTGAGAAACGTGCCTTGGGCCAAGCGAGAAGGGCGCGAGAAGAAAGATTGGCGCATCAACTAGCTCAATTGGATCGAGCTactacataa